A single window of Eleginops maclovinus isolate JMC-PN-2008 ecotype Puerto Natales chromosome 19, JC_Emac_rtc_rv5, whole genome shotgun sequence DNA harbors:
- the lrr1 gene encoding leucine-rich repeat protein 1 translates to MKLQCDVEVVNRMLPSFGMRNRGKGIRAVLSIGKHVDKTSQRSNIYMMICTAKDRAGSKYKLKNNIEKFFTWFVEEGKATVRIKEPAVDICLSKADANSLKNFLSAARLADRGSDASSLPLSTLTPVRARDVEQPKKKLSIISKKDYPLTSSFPYSLEQLQVSYCKLSRVDMRMLSLKALRKLDLSNNHIKKLPATIGDLGCLSELILHNNHLEAFSEALCLSTLQRTLQLLDLSQNRLRSLPAQFCQLKELVNLKLDDNELICLPFHVGRLSSLRFLSAAHNQLAVLPNDFRKLSLENLDLFGNPFVQPNPLDHTMKLTFPLPLQELATRAIANLRLPYGPHLIPAHLCRDLEVAKTCYCGRICLNYYIKTAVSMNLHQVSHTVVLVDDMGGTDAPVQQHFCSLSCYSEFLDKSLQRGVR, encoded by the exons ATGAAGCTGCAGTGTGACGTGGAAGTGGTGAATCGGATGCTCCCCTCGTTTGGGATGAGGAACCGAGGGAAGGGGATCAGAGCGGTGCTGTCCATCGGGAAACATGTGGACAAGACGAGTCAACGCAGCAACATCTACATGATGATCTGCACAGCTAAGGACAGAGCAGGCTCCAAGTACAAG ctgaaaaacaacatagaGAAGTTCTTCACCTGGTTTGTGGAGGAAGGCAAAGCCACTGTGAGAATAAAGGAACCTGCTGTGGACATTTGTTTGAGCAAA gCTGATGCAAACAGCTTAAAGAACTTCCTCTCAGCTGCTCGTCTGGCGGACAGAGGAAGTGACGCCAGCAGCCTTCCTCTCTCCACGCTCACTCCTGTTCGTGCCAGAGATGTGGAGCAACCCAAGAAGAAGCTCAGCATCATCTCCAAGAAGGACTACCCCCTCACTTCCAGCTTCCCCTACTCTCTGGAGCAGCTGCAGGTCTCCTACTGCAAACTGTCCCGCGTGGACATGCGGATGCTGTCCCTTAAAG cTCTCCGGAAGCTAGACCTCAGTAACAACCACATCAAGAAACTACCTGCCACTATTGGTGACCTTGGTTGCCTCTCGGAGCTCATCCTCCACAACAACCACCTGGAAGCCTTCAGCGAGGCGCTCTGCCTGTCAACACTGCAGCGGACCCTGCAGCTCCTGGACCTCAGCCAGAACCGACTGCGCTCCCTCCCCGCTCAGTTCTGCCAGCTCAAAGAACTAGTGAACCTCAAACTGGACGACAACGAGCTCATCTGTCTGCCGTTCCACGTAGGCCGACTCTCCTCGTTGAGGTTCCTGTCGGCGGCGCATAACCAGCTAGCTGTATTGCCCAATGACTTCCGTAAACTGAGCCTGGAAAACCTGGACCTGTTTGGCAATCCCTTTGTCCAACCAAACCCTCTGGACCACACAATGAAACTTACGTTCCCCCTTCCACTACAAGAGTTGGCTACCAGAGCTATTGCCAACCTCAG GTTACCATACGGACCACACCTCATCCCAGCCCACCTCTGTCGGGACCTCGAGGTAGCCAAGACTTGCTATTGTGGCCGCATCTGCCTCAATTACTACATCAAGACGGCGGTCAGCATGAACCTGCACCAAGTGTCTCACACGGTGGTCCTGGTGGACGACATGGGGGGCACAGATGCTCCGGTGCAGCAGCACTTCTGCTCCCTATCCTGCTACTCTGAGTTTTTAGACAAGTCCCTCCAGAGAGGAGTCAGATGA
- the dnaaf2 gene encoding protein kintoun, which produces MAAGDKLKELKMTVDEIDRLSKAFKDEKFKEMLLDYAHELSDPENKKRYEEEIKLLEQERGNTIEFIHPKPSRALKTSVNGKQKCFINICSNDKVGKPDHKWGVSEEGRRGQHWTLPHSLHPGREDTDPKGNKIVIFDVIFHPDTLHIASRDRGFTNMVDSTAIQGIQDHFKVTLDKNNVREIKSKYKGTMQPCVIRKPIPGYKMSKPSEEPDPLAFPYPDNKRPFLQTKPTKSPPSKNIIEDTPKSIPPQKAKEPTKPNYTVKYRSFTDIQDFRYSRDSAQSPRPKEIVVTINMPLLKAATEASLEVKECRLLLLESKKPSYRLELPLAYAVDEDKGEAKFNKQKGQLTVTLPVLPSNEAFDFALGHAQTSVSDDERQEKKNELEEEGDDQKCIEEDLRKHIREETVEEERGQGQDIGKEQMNKGQESEGEKETWRKQKRGGENTKEEISVEEAKCKESEEKGQKGVAEEKFKEQKQKSLIEVGEFNLEKKEPHGDKKDPGFTSFQGDSVDVSAEGGNALPVEETLVASPETENHIVLIPAEHSSSIGIQGEVNPESCLESPTKLKTSDINEETENKNENEHGNEVEDSSFLLQRSSEESQIFLDAKAQNKIKGCNISQESSEMPAAEEANNSSRGGSDNGVSAFPEESRKSMDEDDLPMEQIFRTLGPARKTPTAILREIDEDGNEKVISDHSTSAGFIFQNSLMFELD; this is translated from the exons ATGGCGGCTGGAGATAAGCTGAAAGAACTGAAAATGACTGTGGATGAAATCGACAGACTGTCAAAAGCTTTCAAAGACGAGAAATTCAAGGAGATGCTCCTCGATTACGCCCATGAGTTATCAGACcctgaaaataagaaaaggtaTGAAGAAGAGATCAAACTTCTGgaacaggagagaggaaacacgatTGAATTCATCCATCCGAAACCATCCAGGGCTCTCAAGACGAGTGTGAACGGCAAGCAAAAGTGTTTTATCAACATCTGCAGCAATGACAAAGTTGGGAAACCTGATCATAAATGGGGGGTGTCTGAGGAGGGGCGCAGGGGACAGCACTGGACCCTGCCTCACAGTCTACACCCAGGGAGAGAGGACACAGATCCAAAGGGGAACAAGATCGTGATCTTTGATGTCATTTTCCATCCTGACACTCTCCACATTgccagcagagacagaggattTACAAATATGGTTGACAGCACAGCCATCCAGGGAATTCAGGATCATTTTAAAGTGACTCTGGATAAAAACAACGTGAGGGAGATAAAATCTAAATACAAAGGCACCATGCAGCCCTGTGTCATCCGAAAACCCATACCTGGATATAAAATGAGCAAGCCCTCAGAGGAGCCTGACCCTCTTGCATTCCCATACCCAGATAACAAGAGACCTTTCCTGCAAACCAAGCCCACAAAATCACCTccttcaaaaaacataattgagGATACACCGAAAAGCATCCCGCCTCAGAAAGCCAAAGAGCCAACCAAGCCGAACTACACAGTTAAATATCGATCGTTTACGGATATACAGGACTTCAGATATTCTCGAGACTCTGCCCAAAGCCCCAGGCCCAAAGAGATAGTGGTTACGATCAACATGCCCCTTCTGAAAGCGGCCACAGAGGCCAGCCTTGAGGTGAAAGAGTgtcggctgctgctgctggagtccAAGAAACCATCCTATAGGCTGGAGCTGCCCTTAGCTTATGCTGTGGATGAAGATAAAGGAGAAGCTAAGTTCAACAAACAGAAAGGACAGCTCACAGTTACACTGCCTGTCCTTCCTTCTAATGAAGCTTTTGATTTTGCTCTAGGGCATGCTCAGACTAGTGTTAGTGATGATGAGAGGcaggagaagaaaaatgagTTGGAAGAGGAAGGGGATGATCAAAAATGCATTGAGGAGGATTTGAGAAAGCATATAAGGGAGGAGACAGTTGAAGAAGAGAGGGGTCAAGGTCAGGACATAGGAAAGGAGCAGATGAACAAAGGCCAGGAATctgaaggagagaaggaaacaTGGAGAAAgcagaagaggggaggagaaaatACTAAAGAGGAAATCAGTGTGGAGGAGGCAAAATGCAAGGAATCGGAAGAAAAAGGCCAAAAAGGTGTGGCTGAGGAGAAATTCAAAGAGCAAAAGCAAAAAAGTCTAATCGAAGTTGGAGAGTTTAACCTAGAGAAAAAGGAGCCACATGGAGATAAAAAGGATCCTGGTTTTACAAGTTTTCAGGGCGACAGTGTTGATGTTTCTGCTGAAGGAGGAAACGCATTGCCTGTGGAGGAGACGCTTGTGGCCTCACCTGAAACAGAAAACCACATTGTTTTAATCCCTGCTGAACATTCAAGTTCCATAGGAATACAGGGAGAAGTAAATCCGGAATCTTGTTTGGAGTCACCAACTAAACTGAAGACTTCAGACATCAACGAGgagactgaaaataaaaatgagaatgAACATGGAAATGAG GTGGAAGATTCTTCATTCCTACTTCAGAGATCCAGTGAGGAATCCCAAATCTTCTTAGACGCTAAagctcaaaacaaaataaagggCTGCAACATTTCCCAGGAGTCCAGTGAGATGcctgcagcagaggaagcaAACAATTCAAGCAGAGGAGGTTCAGACAACGGTGTGTCCGCCTTCCCTGAGGAATCGAGGAAGAGCATGGATGAAGACGACCTGCCGATGGAACAAATCTTCCGGACACTAGGGCCAGCAAGAAAGACACCAACTGCGATATTGAGGGAGATTGATGAAGATGGGAATGAAAAGGTCATCAGTGATCACTCCACATCTGCTGGGTTCATCTTCCAAAACTCCCTGATGTTTGAGCTGGACTAA